A portion of the Leifsonia sp. EB41 genome contains these proteins:
- a CDS encoding DUF1345 domain-containing protein codes for MTDELKRGRGHTRIKLYIALAVGVVVAVVLSFFEVVHHAILTGWAAACLVYVVWIWTTVWRMDAHDTRSHATLEDPGRRTVDLVLTLTALASLFAVVWVLVEARSLKGGAQLAVALLAIVSVALSWLLVHTLYTLRYARIYYRKNGGVDFNQDEPPQYSDFAYLSFTLGMTFQVSDTNITTSYIRRTILRHTLLSYVFGTVIVAATVNLVAGLT; via the coding sequence GTGACGGACGAACTGAAGCGCGGACGCGGGCACACCCGGATCAAGCTGTACATCGCCCTGGCGGTGGGCGTGGTCGTGGCGGTCGTCCTGTCGTTCTTCGAGGTGGTGCACCACGCGATCCTGACCGGCTGGGCCGCGGCCTGCCTGGTGTACGTTGTGTGGATCTGGACGACGGTCTGGCGCATGGACGCGCACGACACGCGCAGCCACGCGACGCTGGAGGACCCGGGACGGCGGACGGTGGACCTGGTCCTGACCCTCACGGCCCTGGCCAGCCTGTTCGCGGTCGTGTGGGTCCTCGTGGAGGCGCGGAGCCTGAAGGGCGGCGCCCAGCTCGCGGTCGCGCTGCTCGCCATCGTGAGCGTCGCGCTGTCCTGGCTGCTCGTCCACACCCTCTACACGCTGCGGTACGCGCGGATCTACTACCGCAAGAACGGCGGCGTCGACTTCAACCAGGACGAGCCGCCGCAGTACAGCGACTTCGCGTACCTCTCGTTCACGCTCGGGATGACGTTCCAGGTCTCCGACACGAACATCACCACCTCGTACATCCGCCGGACCATCCTGCGGCACACGCTCCTGTCGTACGTGTTCGGCACCGTCATCGTCGCGGCGACCGTGAACCTGGTGGCGGGGCTGACCTAG
- a CDS encoding thymidylate synthase, translated as MSTPIPTPYEDLLRDVLANGSHKSDRTGTGTRSVFGRQLRFDLAEGFPLITTKRVHFKSIAYELLWFLRGESNVGWLRDNGVTIWDEWADERGELGPVYGVQWRSWPAPDGTHIDQIQQVIDTLRSNPDSRRIIVSAWNVADIPDMALAPCHAFFQFYVADGRLSCQLYQRSADMFLGVPFNIASYALLTMMVAQQVGLEPGDFVWTGGDCHIYDNHVEQVTEQLTRDPYPAPTLRFGRKPESIFDYRYEDFVVEDYQHHPAIRAAVAV; from the coding sequence ATGAGCACGCCGATCCCGACTCCGTACGAAGACCTGCTGCGCGACGTCCTCGCGAACGGCAGCCACAAGTCCGACCGCACCGGCACCGGGACGCGCAGCGTGTTCGGCCGCCAGCTCCGGTTCGACCTCGCCGAGGGCTTCCCGCTGATCACCACCAAGCGGGTGCACTTCAAGTCGATCGCCTACGAACTGCTGTGGTTCCTGCGCGGCGAGAGCAACGTCGGCTGGCTGCGCGACAACGGCGTCACCATCTGGGACGAGTGGGCCGACGAGCGCGGCGAGCTCGGCCCGGTCTACGGCGTGCAGTGGAGGTCGTGGCCGGCGCCCGACGGAACCCACATCGACCAGATCCAGCAGGTGATCGACACCCTGCGCAGCAACCCGGACTCCCGCCGGATCATCGTCTCCGCGTGGAACGTCGCCGACATCCCGGACATGGCACTCGCACCGTGCCACGCGTTCTTCCAGTTCTACGTCGCCGACGGCCGGCTCTCCTGCCAGCTCTACCAGCGCAGCGCCGACATGTTCCTCGGCGTCCCCTTCAACATCGCCAGTTACGCCCTCCTCACGATGATGGTCGCCCAGCAGGTGGGCCTGGAGCCCGGCGACTTCGTCTGGACCGGCGGCGACTGCCACATCTACGACAACCACGTCGAGCAGGTGACCGAGCAGCTCACCCGCGACCCCTATCCCGCGCCGACGCTGCGGTTCGGGCGGAAGCCGGAGAGCATCTTCGACTATCGGTACGAGGACTTCGTGGTGGAGGACTACCAGCACCACCCCGCGATCCGCGCGGCCGTAGCCGTATGA
- the kdpC gene encoding potassium-transporting ATPase subunit KdpC: MNRLRGAWRQYWVAIRAMIVLTVALGVAYTFVVTGIGQLAFPAQANGSMITQDGKTVGSALIGQAFTDKKGNPLPQWFQSRPSAATSNGPAGYDAAASSGSNLATGNPVQVKAVQDRTAAIEKLDGVPASAIPSDAVTASGSGLDPHISPAYALLQVKRVAEARGLQEATVKELVESRIQARDLGYLGDPTVNVLQLNLALAQLGR; this comes from the coding sequence ATGAACCGCCTCCGCGGCGCCTGGCGCCAGTACTGGGTCGCCATCCGCGCCATGATCGTGCTCACGGTCGCGCTCGGCGTCGCCTACACCTTCGTCGTGACCGGGATCGGGCAGCTCGCCTTCCCTGCACAGGCGAACGGGTCGATGATCACGCAAGACGGGAAGACCGTCGGCTCGGCCCTCATCGGCCAGGCCTTCACCGACAAGAAGGGGAACCCGCTGCCGCAGTGGTTCCAGTCACGCCCGTCCGCTGCGACGTCGAACGGCCCCGCCGGCTACGACGCGGCGGCGTCCTCCGGCAGCAACCTCGCCACCGGCAACCCGGTGCAGGTGAAGGCGGTGCAGGACCGCACGGCCGCGATCGAGAAACTGGACGGGGTGCCCGCGTCGGCGATCCCCTCCGACGCGGTGACCGCGTCCGGCTCCGGGCTCGACCCGCACATCTCCCCCGCCTACGCGCTGCTGCAGGTCAAGCGCGTCGCGGAGGCCCGCGGGCTGCAGGAAGCAACGGTGAAGGAGCTGGTCGAGTCTAGGATTCAAGCACGGGACCTCGGCTACCTCGGGGACCCGACCGTGAACGTGCTCCAGCTCAACCTGGCGCTCGCCCAGCTCGGCCGCTGA
- a CDS encoding response regulator, translating to MRILIADDDQQILRALRILLTARGYEVLTARTGAEAVTQAVEHHPDLVMLDLGMPELNGIEVIEGLRGWSAVPILVVSGRTGSADKVDALDAGADDYVTKPFAADELLARIRALTRRQSGPADEPAVRFGDITVDLAAHQVLKRTADGESPVRLTPTEWAILEVLVRNPRRLVTRQALLTQVWGPQYTNDTGYLRLYLAQLRKKLEPVPSSPRYLLTEAGMGYRFTPDPD from the coding sequence ATGAGGATCCTGATCGCCGACGACGACCAGCAGATCCTGCGCGCCCTGCGCATCCTCCTCACCGCGCGCGGCTACGAGGTGCTCACCGCCCGCACCGGTGCGGAGGCGGTGACGCAGGCGGTGGAGCACCATCCCGACCTGGTCATGCTCGACCTCGGGATGCCCGAGCTGAACGGCATCGAGGTGATCGAGGGGCTGCGCGGCTGGTCGGCCGTCCCGATCCTGGTCGTCTCCGGGCGCACCGGCTCGGCCGACAAGGTGGACGCGCTCGACGCGGGCGCCGACGACTACGTGACCAAGCCGTTCGCGGCCGACGAGCTGCTCGCGCGCATCCGGGCGCTGACCCGGCGCCAGTCCGGGCCGGCCGACGAGCCGGCGGTGCGCTTCGGGGACATCACGGTGGATCTGGCCGCTCATCAGGTGCTGAAGCGCACGGCCGACGGGGAGTCCCCGGTGCGGCTGACGCCGACCGAGTGGGCGATCCTGGAGGTGCTGGTGCGAAATCCGCGCCGGCTGGTCACCCGGCAGGCGCTGCTCACGCAGGTCTGGGGTCCGCAGTACACGAACGACACCGGCTATCTGCGGCTTTACCTCGCCCAGCTCCGCAAGAAGCTGGAGCCCGTCCCGTCCAGCCCCCGCTACCTCCTGACCGAGGCCGGCATGGGCTACCGCTTCACCCCGGACCCCGACTGA
- a CDS encoding dihydrofolate reductase, with amino-acid sequence MTLALIWAQAHERVIGAGGVMPWHLPEDLKHFRALTDGDPVVMGRRTWESLPERFRPLPGRANIVVTRDPHYAATGATVVHSLDDALSTAGAGIVWIMGGAQLYTQALPLADRVEVTEIDLTVAGDTFAPALGPEWHGDAGPWLEAASGMRYRFVRYER; translated from the coding sequence ATGACGCTCGCGCTCATCTGGGCGCAGGCCCACGAACGCGTGATCGGCGCCGGCGGCGTCATGCCCTGGCACCTGCCGGAGGACCTCAAGCACTTCCGCGCGCTGACCGACGGCGACCCGGTGGTCATGGGCCGCCGCACCTGGGAGTCCCTGCCCGAGCGCTTCCGGCCCCTCCCCGGCCGGGCGAACATCGTCGTGACACGCGATCCGCACTATGCGGCGACGGGCGCGACGGTCGTCCACTCCCTCGACGACGCGCTGAGCACCGCCGGGGCCGGCATCGTGTGGATCATGGGCGGCGCCCAGCTCTACACGCAGGCTCTGCCGCTCGCGGACCGCGTCGAGGTGACCGAGATCGACCTGACCGTCGCAGGCGACACGTTCGCGCCCGCTCTCGGCCCGGAGTGGCATGGCGACGCCGGCCCGTGGCTGGAGGCCGCGAGCGGGATGCGCTACCGCTTCGTCCGCTACGAGCGCTAG
- a CDS encoding zinc ribbon domain-containing protein, whose amino-acid sequence MKASPSDQNELLRLQAADTRLSQLDHTVRNLPQAAQLAALQPEIDALRSRWIAATGEVEDAKSELKRVESDVEVVEARKRRDTERVQHTSSMKDVQALEAELASLAKRQGDLEEIELTVMERLEGLEASLASIDAERGELEGRVQTLEAARDGEAGTVGAQRDALARDRATIAGALPADLVALYERQRSRYGVGAALLLRGVSMGSNVKLTESDLADIRRAAADDVVLCPDSGAILIRNEESGL is encoded by the coding sequence ATGAAAGCCAGCCCCTCCGACCAGAACGAGCTCCTCCGGCTGCAGGCCGCCGACACCCGGCTCAGCCAGCTCGACCACACGGTCCGCAACCTCCCGCAAGCGGCTCAGCTCGCCGCGCTGCAGCCCGAGATCGACGCCCTGCGCTCCCGCTGGATCGCCGCGACCGGCGAGGTGGAGGACGCCAAGTCCGAGCTGAAGCGGGTCGAGTCCGACGTCGAGGTGGTGGAGGCCCGCAAGCGCCGCGACACCGAGCGCGTGCAGCACACCTCCTCGATGAAGGACGTGCAGGCGCTGGAGGCCGAGCTCGCGTCCCTCGCGAAGCGGCAGGGCGACCTGGAGGAGATCGAGCTCACGGTCATGGAACGGCTGGAGGGACTGGAGGCCTCGTTGGCCTCGATCGACGCGGAGCGCGGCGAACTGGAAGGCCGGGTGCAGACCCTGGAGGCCGCCCGCGACGGCGAGGCCGGCACGGTGGGCGCCCAGCGCGACGCCCTCGCCCGCGACCGCGCCACGATCGCCGGGGCGCTCCCCGCCGACCTGGTCGCCCTCTACGAGCGGCAGCGGTCGCGGTACGGCGTCGGCGCGGCGCTGCTGCTGCGTGGGGTGTCGATGGGCTCGAACGTGAAGCTCACCGAGTCCGACCTCGCCGACATCCGCCGGGCGGCGGCCGACGACGTGGTGCTCTGCCCGGACAGCGGTGCGATCCTGATCCGCAACGAGGAGTCCGGGCTCTAG
- a CDS encoding DUF4118 domain-containing protein, which translates to MARGHLRVMLGAAPGVGKTYAMLEEGKRLKALGKDVVVAVVETHGRAATASMLEGLEVVPRRTIEHRGVELTELDLDAVLARAPQLALVDELAHTNAPGPDDGSHSNAKRWEDVDAMLAAGIDVMSTVNIQHIESLNDVVEQITGVQQRETIPDAVLRRADQIEVVDLAPQALRDRLAEGVVYPAARVDAALSNYFRLGNLTALRELALLWLADEVDSALQQYRAEHGIAGKWEARERVVVALTGGPEGETLLRRGARIAARSAGGELLAVHVTSQDGLREANPGALASQRALVEQLGGSYHQVVGSDIPQALVEFARGENATQLVIGVSRRSRLAALLTGPGIGATVVRESGDIDVHIVTHSRAGGRFSLPRPRGGLTARRQVYGFLLALIGGPLLTLVLVSMRSGESMTADVLSYQLLVVVVALVGGIWPALFAALLSGLTLDYFFVAPLYTITIAEPLHLLALILYMVIAALVSLVVDQAARRTRAAQRAAAEAELLATVAGGVIRGEDALQALVTRTREAFSLTGVRLMVGDEVVSTDGEPADSAHTQRITVGDRGTLELSGRDLEAADRRLLAAIVAQLDAALEHRELAATASELGPLAEADRVRSALLAAVGHDLRRPLAAATAAVTTLRQRDLALSDGDREALLETAEDSLEGLATLVTNLLDVSRVQAGVLGVSLAPTELEDVIPAALEELGLGPAKVELDLAESVPPVLADAVLLQRVLVNLLGNALRFSPDGRPPIIGASEFGGTVQLRVVDHGPGIPGERREAVFLPFQRLGDTDNDTGIGLGLALSKGFAEGMGGTLEAEDTPGGGLTMVVSLPAAIMDPATPTPATSTPEETR; encoded by the coding sequence ATGGCGCGTGGCCACCTCCGGGTCATGCTCGGCGCGGCGCCCGGCGTCGGCAAGACGTACGCGATGCTCGAGGAGGGCAAGCGGCTGAAGGCGCTCGGCAAGGACGTCGTGGTTGCGGTCGTGGAGACCCACGGCCGTGCCGCCACCGCCTCGATGCTTGAGGGCTTGGAGGTCGTGCCGCGCCGCACGATCGAGCACCGCGGGGTGGAGCTCACCGAGCTCGACCTCGACGCCGTGCTCGCCCGCGCGCCGCAGCTCGCCCTCGTGGACGAGCTCGCCCACACCAACGCGCCCGGTCCCGACGACGGATCGCACAGCAACGCCAAGCGCTGGGAGGACGTGGACGCGATGCTCGCGGCCGGCATCGACGTGATGTCGACGGTCAACATCCAGCACATCGAGTCGCTGAACGACGTGGTCGAGCAGATCACCGGAGTGCAGCAGCGGGAGACCATCCCGGACGCCGTGCTGCGCCGCGCCGACCAGATCGAGGTCGTCGACCTCGCCCCGCAGGCACTGCGCGACCGGCTCGCCGAAGGCGTTGTGTACCCGGCGGCGCGCGTGGACGCCGCGCTCTCCAACTACTTCCGGCTCGGCAACCTGACCGCGCTGCGCGAGCTGGCGCTGCTCTGGCTGGCCGACGAGGTGGACAGCGCGCTGCAGCAGTACCGCGCCGAGCACGGCATCGCCGGAAAATGGGAGGCCCGCGAGCGCGTCGTCGTCGCCCTCACCGGCGGACCGGAGGGCGAGACGCTGCTGCGGCGCGGCGCCCGGATCGCCGCGCGCTCGGCCGGCGGCGAGCTGCTCGCCGTGCATGTGACCAGCCAGGACGGCCTCCGCGAGGCGAACCCCGGCGCGCTCGCGTCGCAGCGCGCGCTGGTGGAGCAGCTCGGCGGCAGCTACCACCAGGTGGTCGGCAGCGACATCCCGCAGGCGCTGGTCGAGTTCGCGCGCGGCGAGAACGCGACGCAGCTCGTCATCGGCGTCTCCCGGCGCAGCCGGCTCGCAGCACTGCTGACCGGGCCGGGGATCGGCGCGACGGTGGTCAGGGAGTCCGGCGACATCGACGTGCACATCGTCACGCACTCCCGGGCGGGCGGCCGGTTCTCACTGCCGCGACCGCGCGGCGGCCTCACGGCACGACGGCAGGTCTACGGCTTCCTCCTCGCGCTGATCGGCGGCCCGCTGCTGACGCTGGTGCTGGTGAGCATGCGCTCGGGCGAGTCGATGACGGCCGATGTGCTCAGCTACCAGCTCCTGGTGGTGGTCGTGGCGCTGGTCGGCGGGATCTGGCCCGCGCTGTTCGCCGCGCTGCTCTCCGGGCTGACGCTCGACTACTTCTTCGTCGCCCCGCTCTACACGATCACGATCGCCGAGCCCCTGCACCTGCTGGCGCTGATCCTCTACATGGTCATCGCCGCACTGGTCAGCCTGGTCGTGGACCAGGCGGCGCGCCGCACGCGTGCCGCCCAGCGCGCCGCCGCGGAAGCCGAGCTGCTGGCCACTGTCGCCGGCGGCGTCATCCGCGGTGAGGACGCCCTCCAGGCGCTGGTGACCCGCACCCGCGAGGCGTTCTCGCTGACCGGGGTGCGCCTGATGGTCGGCGACGAGGTGGTCTCCACCGACGGGGAGCCTGCGGACTCCGCGCACACGCAGCGCATCACGGTGGGCGACCGCGGCACGCTGGAGCTGTCCGGCCGCGACCTGGAGGCCGCCGACCGGCGCCTGCTCGCGGCGATCGTCGCGCAGCTCGACGCGGCGCTGGAGCACCGCGAGCTCGCCGCGACCGCGAGCGAGCTCGGCCCGCTCGCCGAGGCCGACCGGGTGCGCAGCGCGCTGCTCGCGGCCGTCGGCCACGACCTCCGCCGCCCGCTCGCCGCGGCGACGGCCGCCGTCACCACCCTGCGCCAGCGCGACCTCGCGCTCAGCGACGGCGACCGCGAAGCGCTGCTGGAGACCGCGGAGGACAGCCTGGAAGGCCTCGCCACGCTGGTCACCAACCTCCTCGACGTCAGCCGGGTGCAGGCGGGCGTGCTCGGCGTCTCGCTCGCGCCGACCGAGCTGGAGGATGTCATCCCGGCCGCGCTCGAGGAGCTGGGGCTGGGACCCGCGAAGGTGGAGCTGGACCTGGCGGAGTCCGTGCCGCCGGTCCTCGCCGACGCGGTGCTGCTGCAGCGCGTGCTGGTGAACCTGCTCGGCAACGCGCTGCGGTTCTCGCCGGACGGTCGGCCTCCCATCATCGGCGCGAGCGAGTTCGGAGGGACGGTGCAGCTACGCGTCGTCGACCACGGGCCCGGCATCCCCGGCGAGCGCCGCGAGGCCGTCTTCCTGCCGTTCCAGCGGCTGGGCGACACCGACAACGACACCGGGATCGGGCTCGGGCTCGCCCTCTCCAAGGGGTTCGCCGAGGGGATGGGCGGAACGCTGGAGGCCGAGGACACCCCGGGAGGCGGGCTCACGATGGTGGTGTCGCTGCCGGCCGCGATCATGGACCCCGCCACCCCGACCCCCGCCACTTCGACCCCGGAGGAGACACGATGA
- a CDS encoding Nif3-like dinuclear metal center hexameric protein, giving the protein MPHTLRSVSEVVESLWPIAGAEGWDAPGLVSGDPAASVERILLSVDAVAATVEEAVALHADLLIAHHPLLLRGVTSVAEDRYKGSLLATLIRNDCALIAAHTNADVVADGTSAVLAAALGLRDTTPIAPAPDGVTGIGRVGTLAEPTTLGALARALADLLPPTAGGVRAAGDYHQPVSRVAVCGGAGDSLLASDAVRGADVYITADLRHHPASEAREQAVLGGGPALLDVSHWASEWLWLDTAAESLRRALPGVEVVVSELRTDPWDFAILQ; this is encoded by the coding sequence GTGCCGCACACTCTCCGTTCCGTCAGCGAGGTCGTCGAATCGCTCTGGCCGATCGCCGGCGCGGAGGGATGGGACGCGCCGGGGCTCGTGTCGGGCGACCCGGCCGCGAGCGTGGAGCGCATCCTCCTCTCGGTGGACGCCGTGGCCGCGACCGTCGAGGAGGCCGTCGCGCTCCACGCCGACCTCCTGATCGCCCACCACCCGCTGCTGCTGCGCGGCGTGACCTCGGTCGCCGAGGACCGCTACAAGGGGTCGCTGCTGGCCACGCTGATCCGCAACGACTGCGCGCTGATCGCCGCGCACACCAACGCCGACGTGGTGGCGGACGGCACGAGCGCCGTCCTGGCCGCCGCCCTCGGCCTCCGGGACACCACGCCGATCGCGCCCGCGCCCGACGGCGTCACCGGGATCGGCCGGGTCGGCACGCTGGCCGAGCCGACCACGCTCGGCGCACTCGCCCGCGCGCTCGCCGACCTCCTGCCGCCGACCGCCGGGGGAGTCCGCGCGGCCGGCGACTACCACCAGCCCGTCTCCCGCGTCGCCGTCTGCGGCGGTGCTGGCGACTCGCTGCTGGCCAGCGACGCCGTGCGCGGCGCAGACGTCTACATCACCGCCGACCTCCGCCACCACCCGGCGTCGGAGGCGCGCGAGCAGGCCGTCCTCGGCGGCGGCCCCGCGCTCCTCGACGTCTCGCACTGGGCGAGCGAATGGCTCTGGCTCGACACGGCCGCCGAGAGCCTCCGCCGCGCGCTGCCCGGCGTGGAGGTCGTGGTCAGCGAGCTGCGCACCGACCCCTGGGATTTCGCGATCCTGCAATGA
- a CDS encoding cytosine permease, with the protein MERADDVKGNGVAEPGGARHSDDELADALQVEVDRATAAIPIVAGPPAAPAATDDAALSDAEVTAIVDADLRIHDTFGAIQHLQNVLQARATAAIPVIGQPADDVEEEEDQGGEEEDWVGPPTQLISFDDLPVPRRDDGPQPTYSAWVGAAVPQPAAPEPEPEPPAQQLPVQQRPDVSPPKFPTIALDTSTAAQQQPPAPETPAPRVEPLGLVPAELAPTDSQPVPLLADALPVALEAPVAGAVAEPTPAAAPDLGPAAAPDHVDADDAHSAPTPVAAPRQPEDSAVLHTGPVAPPAFVPETVDLEPTPFDRRAGHASRLFWLWFAGTSSLISVGVGATLFLLGLSLRQLLVATLFGVALSFLPLGLGTLAGKWSGQPTMVVSRAIFGLRGNVLPTVLALVTKLFWGAVLLWLAGSAAGSLAVSEGWSHSAAIPTAIALVVTIAAAGVVAFFGYGLVSRVQLVLTIASAVLIAVTIAATWRHVDVSRALAVPDALWTHVVTGAVLVFSYVGLAWAMSSSEVARYQRRRSSGAAGMLWATFGAGVPPFVLVSYGGLLAASDPHLAAELASDPVGGFVQLGLPAWYPVPLLLAVGLSLISALVLTIYSGGFTLDALGVRLGRRWSTVVIGAVIAVAGVVLAFTVSDLDIVIRGIPTALSVPVAAWAGLFAGEMMLRTRRFHHGSLLRRGGVYPDWRWANLTMLVVASAIGLGFVSSPLPWLAWEGYLVRLLGADPGIGASNVGVLLALGIGLVTPMVSGVREVRRQEAVVA; encoded by the coding sequence ATGGAGCGGGCCGATGACGTGAAGGGGAATGGCGTCGCGGAGCCGGGCGGAGCACGCCACAGCGACGACGAGCTCGCCGACGCCCTCCAGGTCGAGGTCGACCGCGCGACGGCGGCCATCCCCATCGTCGCGGGGCCGCCGGCTGCCCCGGCCGCCACGGACGACGCGGCACTCAGCGACGCGGAGGTCACGGCGATCGTGGACGCGGACCTGCGGATCCACGACACGTTCGGGGCGATCCAGCACCTGCAGAACGTGCTGCAGGCGCGGGCGACGGCGGCGATCCCCGTGATTGGGCAGCCGGCGGACGACGTCGAGGAGGAAGAGGACCAAGGCGGCGAGGAGGAGGACTGGGTCGGGCCGCCGACTCAGTTGATCAGCTTCGACGACCTCCCGGTGCCGCGGCGGGACGACGGGCCGCAGCCGACGTACAGCGCGTGGGTGGGGGCGGCCGTGCCGCAGCCGGCAGCGCCGGAGCCGGAGCCGGAGCCGCCGGCGCAGCAGCTTCCGGTTCAGCAGCGGCCAGACGTGTCTCCGCCCAAGTTCCCGACGATCGCGCTCGATACCTCGACCGCCGCGCAGCAGCAGCCGCCCGCTCCCGAGACCCCCGCACCGCGCGTCGAGCCGCTCGGCCTCGTGCCCGCGGAGTTGGCGCCGACCGACTCGCAGCCGGTCCCGCTGCTCGCCGATGCCCTCCCCGTCGCGCTCGAGGCGCCGGTGGCCGGAGCCGTCGCCGAGCCCACCCCGGCGGCCGCCCCCGACCTCGGCCCGGCCGCGGCCCCCGACCACGTCGACGCGGACGACGCGCACAGCGCGCCGACTCCCGTCGCGGCCCCCCGGCAGCCCGAGGACTCCGCGGTGCTGCACACCGGCCCGGTCGCACCTCCCGCCTTCGTGCCGGAGACCGTGGACCTGGAGCCCACGCCGTTCGACCGGCGGGCCGGGCACGCGTCCCGGCTGTTCTGGCTCTGGTTCGCCGGCACCTCCTCCCTGATCAGCGTCGGCGTGGGCGCGACCCTGTTTCTGCTCGGGCTGAGCCTCCGCCAGCTCCTGGTCGCGACGCTGTTCGGGGTCGCGCTGTCGTTCCTCCCGCTCGGGCTCGGGACGCTCGCGGGCAAGTGGAGCGGGCAGCCGACGATGGTGGTGTCGCGAGCCATCTTCGGCCTCCGCGGCAACGTCCTCCCGACCGTGCTCGCGCTGGTCACCAAGCTGTTCTGGGGTGCCGTGCTGCTCTGGCTGGCCGGGTCGGCGGCTGGGTCGCTGGCGGTCTCGGAGGGCTGGTCGCACAGCGCGGCGATCCCGACCGCGATCGCGCTGGTCGTGACGATCGCCGCCGCGGGCGTCGTGGCCTTCTTCGGCTACGGGCTCGTCTCCCGGGTGCAGCTCGTGCTCACGATCGCCTCCGCGGTGCTCATCGCCGTGACGATCGCGGCGACCTGGCGGCACGTCGATGTGTCGCGCGCGCTCGCCGTCCCCGACGCGCTCTGGACGCACGTCGTGACGGGCGCGGTGCTCGTGTTCAGCTACGTCGGGCTGGCCTGGGCGATGAGCAGCTCGGAGGTCGCCCGGTACCAGCGCCGGCGCTCGTCCGGCGCGGCCGGGATGCTGTGGGCGACGTTCGGGGCGGGAGTGCCGCCGTTCGTGCTCGTCTCCTACGGCGGCCTGCTCGCGGCCTCCGACCCGCACCTGGCCGCAGAGCTGGCCAGCGACCCGGTGGGAGGGTTCGTGCAGCTCGGCCTCCCGGCCTGGTACCCGGTCCCGCTGCTGCTGGCGGTGGGGCTCAGCCTGATCTCCGCGCTCGTGCTCACGATCTACTCGGGCGGCTTCACCCTCGACGCGCTCGGCGTGCGTCTCGGCCGGCGCTGGAGCACGGTGGTCATCGGCGCCGTGATCGCGGTCGCGGGCGTCGTGCTCGCTTTCACGGTGAGCGACCTGGATATCGTCATCCGCGGCATCCCGACCGCGCTGTCGGTGCCGGTCGCCGCGTGGGCCGGGCTGTTCGCCGGCGAGATGATGCTTCGCACGCGTCGCTTCCACCACGGCTCGCTGCTGCGCCGCGGCGGCGTCTACCCGGACTGGCGCTGGGCCAACCTCACGATGCTCGTCGTCGCCAGCGCGATCGGGCTCGGCTTCGTCAGCTCGCCGCTGCCGTGGCTGGCCTGGGAGGGCTACCTCGTCCGGCTGCTCGGCGCCGACCCGGGGATCGGCGCGAGCAACGTCGGCGTGCTGCTCGCTCTCGGCATCGGGCTCGTGACGCCGATGGTGTCGGGCGTCCGCGAGGTGCGGAGGCAGGAGGCGGTGGTGGCCTGA